From the genome of Streptomyces sp. V1I1, one region includes:
- a CDS encoding bifunctional DNA primase/polymerase, protein MREILGRRRRLGFRRKRGPVQLEAALTCAVEWQWPVLPGVGPKAAGSRGVSGRGCACPDPECVVPGAHPFDPGILAATTDERMVRWWWTNRPTAPIMLATGGHAPCAVSLPAVAGARALSALDRMGMRLGPVVATPTRWSLLVAPYSLEELGELLFVKDCVPSSLRFHGEGGYLVLPPSETGTGQVRWERAPLPGSAAPWLPGVEAVVDALVEASTSAPDGGSRLAY, encoded by the coding sequence ATGCGCGAGATCCTCGGAAGGCGACGCAGGCTCGGGTTCCGGCGCAAGAGGGGGCCTGTACAGCTCGAAGCGGCGCTCACCTGCGCCGTCGAGTGGCAATGGCCGGTGCTCCCCGGTGTGGGACCCAAGGCGGCCGGAAGTCGCGGTGTCAGCGGGCGCGGCTGCGCCTGCCCCGACCCCGAGTGCGTCGTGCCCGGCGCGCACCCCTTCGACCCTGGAATCCTGGCGGCGACGACCGACGAGCGAATGGTGCGCTGGTGGTGGACCAACCGGCCCACCGCTCCGATCATGCTGGCCACCGGAGGGCACGCACCGTGCGCGGTGAGCCTGCCCGCGGTTGCCGGGGCGCGTGCGCTGTCGGCGCTCGACCGGATGGGTATGCGGCTCGGTCCTGTTGTCGCGACGCCCACGCGCTGGTCGCTCCTGGTGGCTCCGTACAGCCTTGAGGAGCTCGGCGAACTGCTCTTCGTCAAGGACTGCGTGCCGAGTTCGCTGCGCTTCCACGGTGAGGGCGGCTATCTGGTGCTGCCGCCCTCCGAGACGGGGACGGGCCAGGTGCGCTGGGAGCGTGCCCCGCTGCCGGGATCCGCGGCTCCCTGGCTGCCGGGTGTGGAGGCGGTGGTGGACGCGCTGGTCGAGGCGAGCACCAGCGCACCGGACGGCGGCAGCCGCCTCGCGTACTGA
- a CDS encoding DUF5926 family protein, with the protein MAKKRPQTKAGKPQLRDGEIPVVGAREPCPCGSGRRYKACHGRAAAHAVTELVQRPFEGLPGECDWVALRELVPAATATLTLKGGLPEDVPSVTLATVLPMAWPALRRDDGSVLLGLQNDTSSGDISRDLADTLQRALIAEPGTPVAAQRVPADGVRLQELLDADADFEPTVHSGFEFWVPDSAGSATPEVSASLERANAAAIPTVKLSGVEAAYWCETPEKNHLRWVMPHPEEHLLDALARLHAAGASSIGEGTRLVGSFRAHGLMVPVWDLPSSMGAEECEKPAAELVERLAKALATDGPLTAEERRARGGLTNRQVTLS; encoded by the coding sequence ATGGCCAAGAAGCGACCCCAGACCAAGGCCGGGAAGCCGCAGCTCAGGGACGGAGAGATCCCCGTGGTCGGGGCCCGCGAGCCCTGCCCCTGCGGATCTGGCCGCCGCTACAAGGCCTGTCACGGCCGGGCCGCCGCGCACGCCGTGACCGAGCTGGTCCAGCGCCCGTTCGAGGGACTGCCCGGCGAGTGCGACTGGGTGGCCCTGCGCGAGCTGGTGCCCGCCGCGACCGCCACGCTCACCCTCAAGGGTGGGCTGCCCGAGGACGTGCCGTCCGTGACACTCGCGACCGTACTGCCGATGGCCTGGCCCGCCCTGCGCCGTGACGACGGCTCCGTCCTGCTCGGGCTGCAGAACGACACCTCGTCCGGCGACATCAGCCGCGATCTGGCCGACACCCTGCAGCGCGCGCTTATCGCCGAGCCCGGCACCCCGGTCGCCGCCCAGAGGGTGCCCGCCGACGGTGTGCGGCTGCAGGAGCTGCTCGACGCGGACGCCGACTTCGAGCCGACCGTGCACTCCGGCTTCGAGTTCTGGGTCCCGGACTCCGCGGGAAGCGCCACGCCCGAGGTGTCCGCATCGCTGGAGCGCGCGAACGCCGCCGCGATCCCGACAGTGAAGCTCTCCGGCGTCGAAGCCGCGTATTGGTGCGAGACCCCGGAGAAGAACCACCTCCGCTGGGTCATGCCGCACCCCGAGGAGCACCTCCTGGACGCGCTTGCCCGGCTGCACGCCGCCGGTGCCTCCTCGATCGGCGAGGGGACCAGGCTGGTCGGATCCTTCCGTGCGCACGGGCTGATGGTCCCCGTCTGGGACCTGCCGAGCTCAATGGGTGCCGAGGAGTGCGAGAAGCCGGCCGCCGAGCTCGTCGAGCGGCTCGCGAAGGCTCTCGCGACCGACGGGCCGCTGACCGCGGAGGAGCGCCGGGCGCGCGGCGGGCTCACCAACCGCCAAGTCACCCTCAGCTGA
- a CDS encoding ATP-binding protein: MRHWPALGRFPVQSIGAFTPWRGAKEVSGVALVVAQEVPTSSSMAVPHGPAGVGEARHRMREQLRRNGVSESVVDDAVLILSELLSNACRHGRPLGHAEVGDGDIRAAWRVERAGRLTVEVTDGGGPTRPVPATPSVTARGGRGLNIISALAQDWGVRDSATGEVTVWVIVTEGHRREDFATRVAGPGFEFAESYDDLD, from the coding sequence GTGCGTCACTGGCCCGCGCTTGGCCGGTTTCCGGTCCAGTCCATTGGGGCATTCACACCGTGGCGTGGGGCAAAGGAGGTCTCGGGGGTGGCGTTGGTGGTGGCACAGGAGGTGCCCACGTCGTCGAGCATGGCCGTACCCCATGGCCCTGCGGGCGTGGGTGAGGCGAGACACCGGATGCGTGAGCAATTGCGCCGCAACGGGGTGTCCGAATCGGTCGTCGACGATGCAGTACTGATCCTTTCCGAACTGCTCAGCAATGCCTGTCGGCACGGCAGGCCGCTGGGGCACGCGGAGGTGGGCGACGGCGACATCCGCGCCGCCTGGCGCGTCGAGAGGGCAGGTCGCCTCACCGTCGAGGTGACGGACGGAGGCGGTCCGACCCGGCCGGTTCCAGCCACGCCATCGGTCACCGCGCGAGGCGGCCGGGGGCTCAACATCATCAGCGCGCTCGCCCAGGACTGGGGCGTTCGCGACAGCGCGACCGGTGAGGTCACGGTGTGGGTGATTGTCACCGAAGGGCACCGCCGCGAGGATTTCGCTACGCGCGTCGCAGGCCCCGGCTTCGAGTTCGCGGAGTCGTACGACGACCTCGACTGA
- a CDS encoding glycerophosphodiester phosphodiesterase — protein MTQARQHNIQVVAHRGASEDAPEHTLAAYKKAIEDGADALECDVRLTADGHLVCVHDRRINRTSNGRGAVSALELADLAALDFGSWKDSEESPDWGDPSFTSVLTLERLLGLVADSGRRIELAIETKHPTRWAGQVEERLLHLLGRFGLSDPTTADDSPVRIMSFSARSLHRVSAASPNLPTVYLMQFVTPRLRDGRLPAGARIAGPGMRIVRNHPGYIARLHRAGHRVHVWTVNEPEDVELCTRLGVEAIITNRPKQVLSQLGRL, from the coding sequence GTGACTCAAGCACGGCAGCACAACATCCAGGTCGTCGCCCACCGAGGTGCCTCCGAAGACGCCCCCGAGCACACCCTGGCCGCGTACAAGAAGGCGATCGAGGACGGCGCCGACGCCCTCGAGTGCGATGTACGGCTCACCGCCGACGGGCATCTCGTCTGCGTCCACGACCGCCGCATCAACCGCACCTCCAACGGCCGAGGCGCCGTCTCCGCCCTGGAGCTCGCAGATCTCGCGGCCCTCGACTTCGGGTCGTGGAAGGACAGCGAGGAGAGCCCCGACTGGGGAGACCCGTCCTTCACCTCCGTACTCACCCTGGAACGGCTGCTGGGGCTGGTGGCCGATTCCGGCCGCCGCATCGAGCTGGCCATCGAGACCAAGCACCCCACCCGCTGGGCGGGCCAGGTGGAGGAGCGGCTGCTTCACCTTCTCGGGCGCTTCGGCCTGTCCGATCCGACCACGGCCGACGACTCGCCCGTACGGATCATGAGCTTCTCGGCCCGGTCCCTGCACCGGGTCTCGGCGGCTTCGCCGAACCTCCCCACTGTCTATCTGATGCAGTTCGTGACGCCGCGGCTGCGCGACGGGCGGCTGCCGGCCGGCGCGCGGATCGCCGGTCCGGGCATGCGGATCGTCCGCAATCACCCCGGATATATCGCCCGGCTGCACCGTGCGGGCCATCGCGTGCACGTGTGGACCGTCAATGAACCGGAGGACGTCGAGCTCTGCACCCGCCTCGGTGTCGAGGCGATCATCACCAATCGTCCCAAACAGGTGTTGTCCCAACTGGGCCGCCTTTAA
- a CDS encoding trypsin-like peptidase domain-containing protein, protein MSTENEGTAVPAAPSVPPVPGAAPEGTPASASGAEMPQTAESAHQDGAHHYTQPAAAERPGHSPQPDPATAPLPGPVPALAPTGAHHTAAGWPPPPPALPSYGGGGGPAWGASAQVSEPPRKRSGGLVAAVLAAALVAGGVGGGIGYWAAERNDDTSGSTTVSAADAPKDFKREPGTVAAVAAKALPSVVTIEAKAGGGVGGNGETEGGTGTGFVYDKEGHILTNNHVVASAADGGTVSATFSNGKKYDAEVVGRAEGYDVAVLKLKDAPSGLNPLALGNSEQVAVGDSTIAIGAPFGLSNTVTTGIISAKNRPVASGDGSSGKNSYMSALQTDASINPGNSGGPLLDSRGAVIGINSAIQSAGSDGLGQSQAGSIGLGFAIPINQAKNVAEQLIKTGKPVYPVIGATVDMSSKDSGAKIAAEGAGGTPAVTPNGPAAKAGFKAGDVITKFNGKSIDSGPTLISEIWNHKPGDKVTLTYQRDGKEYKAEVILGKRTGDS, encoded by the coding sequence GTGAGCACCGAGAACGAGGGCACTGCGGTCCCGGCCGCCCCGTCCGTACCTCCTGTGCCGGGCGCCGCTCCCGAAGGCACGCCGGCGTCTGCTTCAGGAGCCGAGATGCCGCAGACAGCCGAATCAGCTCACCAGGACGGGGCGCACCACTACACCCAGCCGGCTGCGGCCGAGCGGCCCGGGCACTCCCCCCAGCCCGACCCTGCCACCGCGCCGCTGCCCGGTCCCGTCCCCGCCCTCGCGCCGACAGGCGCGCACCACACGGCAGCCGGCTGGCCGCCGCCCCCGCCCGCACTCCCCTCCTACGGGGGCGGCGGCGGTCCGGCCTGGGGCGCGTCGGCCCAGGTCTCCGAGCCCCCGCGCAAGCGCTCCGGCGGACTGGTCGCCGCGGTGCTCGCCGCCGCGCTAGTAGCGGGCGGCGTCGGCGGCGGCATCGGCTACTGGGCCGCCGAGCGCAACGACGACACCTCCGGCTCGACCACCGTTTCCGCGGCGGACGCGCCCAAGGACTTCAAGCGTGAGCCGGGAACCGTCGCCGCGGTCGCGGCCAAGGCGCTGCCGAGCGTGGTCACCATCGAGGCGAAGGCGGGGGGCGGCGTCGGCGGCAACGGCGAGACCGAGGGCGGCACGGGCACCGGCTTCGTCTACGACAAGGAAGGCCACATCCTCACCAACAACCACGTGGTGGCTTCCGCGGCCGACGGCGGCACGGTGTCCGCGACCTTCTCCAACGGCAAGAAGTACGACGCCGAGGTGGTCGGCCGGGCCGAGGGCTACGACGTAGCCGTACTGAAGCTGAAGGACGCCCCCTCAGGGCTGAACCCGCTGGCCCTCGGCAACTCCGAGCAGGTCGCCGTCGGCGACTCGACCATCGCGATCGGCGCGCCATTCGGCCTTTCGAACACCGTCACCACCGGCATCATCAGCGCCAAGAACCGCCCGGTCGCCTCGGGCGACGGCTCCAGCGGCAAGAACTCGTACATGAGCGCCCTGCAGACCGACGCCTCCATCAACCCGGGCAACTCCGGCGGCCCGCTGCTCGATTCGCGCGGTGCGGTGATCGGCATCAATTCCGCGATCCAGTCTGCGGGCAGCGACGGCCTCGGCCAGTCGCAGGCGGGCTCGATCGGCCTCGGCTTCGCCATCCCGATCAACCAGGCGAAGAACGTCGCCGAGCAGCTGATCAAGACGGGCAAGCCCGTCTACCCGGTGATCGGCGCGACGGTCGACATGTCGAGCAAGGACTCGGGCGCCAAGATCGCCGCCGAGGGCGCGGGCGGAACCCCGGCGGTGACCCCGAACGGCCCGGCCGCGAAGGCAGGTTTCAAGGCGGGCGACGTCATCACCAAGTTCAACGGCAAGTCGATCGACAGCGGTCCGACACTGATCAGCGAGATCTGGAACCACAAGCCGGGCGACAAGGTGACGCTCACGTACCAGCGCGACGGCAAGGAGTACAAAGCGGAGGTCATCCTGGGCAAGCGCACGGGCGACAGCTGA
- a CDS encoding FG-GAP-like repeat-containing protein, translating to MRVSLLRRLAAMATTLGLTSLGLLGAGAAPAQAAISDCPSGYFCAWKTDNGTGTMFKTNANKATLGTWDNTFQSVVNRTSKFACLHDDTNYSRNGGVSIWDPDPAGTEWGYSHRTVSSVSLVPTERECFLPAYPEWYATTAPQAAGFGDLNADLRADVLVRDKAGRLWFLRGDGTGQLVGNSGWNAMNVLVRHGDFSGDGREDVIAREASTGTLWLYPGAGTGSLGARKLMGNGGWNAMSGIVAFGDLSGDGRSDVLAVEKATGKLWLYPGTGAGSLGARKLMGSSGWTGMSALVGAGDMNGDGRADLIARKASTGELWLYPGKAGALGSRVLIGNSGWNGMDTFLGLGDVTGDGRADLVTTTKSSYVGQGCRGVGCQLVYPGRGNGALDSREETATDWWNLNGFF from the coding sequence ATGCGTGTATCACTGCTTCGGCGCCTGGCCGCGATGGCCACGACGCTGGGGCTCACCTCGCTCGGGCTCCTCGGTGCGGGCGCGGCGCCCGCACAGGCCGCGATCAGCGACTGCCCGTCGGGCTATTTCTGTGCCTGGAAGACCGACAACGGCACGGGCACCATGTTCAAGACGAACGCGAACAAGGCGACGCTGGGGACGTGGGACAACACGTTCCAGTCCGTCGTGAACCGCACGTCCAAGTTCGCCTGCCTGCACGACGACACGAACTACAGCCGGAACGGCGGCGTCTCCATCTGGGACCCCGACCCCGCGGGTACCGAGTGGGGCTACTCCCACCGCACCGTCAGCTCGGTGAGCCTCGTCCCCACCGAGCGGGAGTGCTTCCTCCCGGCATACCCGGAGTGGTACGCCACGACCGCGCCCCAGGCAGCGGGCTTCGGTGACCTGAACGCCGACCTCCGGGCCGACGTCCTCGTCCGGGACAAGGCGGGCCGGCTGTGGTTCCTGCGCGGCGACGGCACCGGGCAGCTGGTCGGCAACAGTGGCTGGAACGCCATGAACGTCCTCGTCCGCCACGGCGACTTCAGCGGTGACGGCCGCGAGGACGTGATCGCCCGCGAGGCGTCCACCGGGACGCTGTGGCTGTACCCGGGCGCCGGCACCGGCAGCCTCGGTGCGCGCAAGCTCATGGGCAACGGCGGCTGGAACGCCATGAGCGGGATCGTCGCCTTCGGTGACCTCTCCGGCGACGGCCGCTCGGATGTGCTGGCCGTCGAGAAGGCCACGGGCAAGCTCTGGCTGTACCCCGGCACCGGCGCCGGCAGCCTCGGTGCCCGCAAGCTCATGGGCAGCAGCGGCTGGACCGGCATGAGCGCCCTGGTGGGGGCCGGTGACATGAACGGTGACGGCCGTGCGGACCTGATCGCCCGCAAGGCCTCCACCGGGGAGCTGTGGCTGTACCCGGGCAAGGCCGGGGCCCTCGGGTCCCGTGTGCTGATCGGCAACAGCGGCTGGAACGGCATGGACACGTTCCTGGGCCTGGGCGATGTCACCGGCGACGGCCGTGCCGACCTCGTCACCACCACCAAGAGCAGCTATGTCGGCCAAGGCTGCCGAGGCGTCGGCTGCCAGCTCGTGTACCCGGGCCGCGGCAACGGCGCGCTGGACTCGCGCGAGGAGACGGCCACCGACTGGTGGAACCTGAACGGCTTCTTCTGA
- a CDS encoding bifunctional DNA primase/polymerase, which translates to MAITDRQTATLALAHALSAAERGLPVIPLSPTKLPALRSPHRGDPEPVLCRGECGLPGHGVHDATTDPAGIRALFAAAPWATGYGIACGRPPHHLIGIDLDTKSSTDSVAALQHLALRHLFTIPETVTVLTPSGGRHLWLTGPPDVVVPNSASRLAAGIDVRGAGGYLVGPGSVSAHGAYRLAPGTAELSPAPCPRALLRLITPPARPHHPTHAAPSRPFQGQGLVQFVLAAHEGQRNTRLFWAACRAYENGFGDDLADALTEAAVRAGLSEHEARATIASADRLTSGRGR; encoded by the coding sequence ATGGCCATCACCGACCGGCAGACCGCCACCCTGGCCCTCGCCCACGCTCTTTCCGCCGCCGAGCGCGGGCTCCCCGTCATCCCCCTGTCCCCCACCAAGCTCCCCGCCCTGCGCTCACCCCACCGGGGCGACCCCGAGCCGGTCCTGTGCCGCGGAGAATGCGGCCTGCCGGGCCACGGCGTCCACGACGCCACCACCGACCCGGCGGGCATCCGCGCCCTGTTCGCCGCCGCCCCCTGGGCCACCGGCTACGGCATCGCCTGCGGCCGGCCGCCGCACCATCTGATCGGCATCGACCTCGACACCAAGTCCTCGACCGACTCCGTGGCCGCGCTGCAGCACCTGGCCCTGCGCCATCTGTTCACGATCCCGGAGACGGTCACCGTCCTCACCCCGAGCGGCGGCCGCCACCTCTGGCTGACCGGCCCGCCGGACGTCGTCGTCCCGAACTCCGCGAGCCGGCTCGCCGCCGGCATCGACGTCCGCGGCGCCGGGGGCTATCTCGTCGGCCCCGGTTCGGTGAGCGCCCACGGCGCGTACCGACTCGCGCCCGGCACGGCCGAGCTGTCCCCCGCGCCGTGCCCCCGCGCGCTCCTGCGCCTCATCACACCCCCCGCACGCCCCCACCACCCCACGCACGCCGCTCCCTCCCGTCCGTTCCAGGGCCAGGGCCTGGTCCAGTTCGTCCTCGCGGCCCACGAAGGCCAGCGCAACACCCGGCTGTTCTGGGCGGCTTGCCGCGCCTACGAGAACGGCTTCGGCGACGACCTCGCGGACGCCCTCACCGAAGCGGCGGTCCGCGCGGGCCTGAGCGAGCACGAAGCCCGCGCGACGATCGCCTCGGCGGACCGGCTCACCTCGGGCCGGGGCCGCTGA